From the genome of Streptococcus oralis:
GATTTGTTAGTAACCCTTCATCCAGATCACAGCTCAGATAAGATTATGCGTCAGGTTGAGACTGCAACAGCGATGAGCATTCTCATGCAAGGGATGTCCTTTATAGAGCTGGGGCAAGAATTTGGTCGTACCAAACTCCTTGCTACTGGAGAAAATGGAGAGCTGACTGCGGCAGATAGAGAACGGGCCATGAATAGTTACAATGCTCCAGATAGTGTCAACCAGGTCAACTGGGATTTAATCAATGAGAGACAAGAGAGCATTGACTTTATTCGCCAGATTATTCGCCTAAAAACACAAACGCGTGCTTTCTCTTATCCTACATACGAAGAAGTTTATCGTCATGTCTTCGTCCATACAGCTGCTGAAAATAGTGGGTGGATTGTTTACGAAATTCACGGTGGATCAGAGCACTTATTGGTGGTATTCAATGCTAAAGGAACTTCCTTCTACTTTGAAAATGCAGGAAATCTAGAAATGCTTGTGACAAATAGTCATTCTAAAGAGTCTAATGTGATTGATGATATCAGCGTTGCAGTCTTGAAGGTACTTTCATAGTAAATGCTACAAAAAGGTTTAGTTAAAACTAGACCTTTTTTGATTTTTATTGAAAAACCAATATCTAATAGGAATAAATTTCAAATAATTTGAAGAATCAAGTTTGTGAAAAAAATATCAATATTTTCCAAAAAAGGGTTGTAATTTTCTGAAAATTTGATAAAATAAGTTTTAATCATTTTCAGGAGGAAGAGAATTTGACAAATTATCAGAATTTAGTGAATGGAAAATGGAAATCATCAGAGAATGAAATTGCCATCTATTCTCCCATCAATCAAGAAAAGTTGGGGACAGTACCCGCTATGAGTCAGGCTGAAGTAGATGAGGCTATGAAAGCTGCGCGTGCAGCTCTCCCAGCATGGCGTGATTTAGCACCCGTTGAGCGAGCAGCCTATTTACATAAGACAGCAGACATTTTGGAACGTGATAAAGAAAAAATTGGTACGATTCTTGCCAAAGAGGTTGCAAAAGGGATTAAAGCAGCCATTGGAGAAGTAGTACGTACAGCAGAATTGATTCGTTTTGCTGCCGAGGAAGGTCTCCGTATCACTGGACAAGCAATGGAAGGTGGCGGTTTTGAAGCTGCAAGTAAAAATAAACTAGCCGTTGTTCGTCGTGAGCCAGTTGGAGTGGTCTTAGCTATTGCACCGTTTAACTACCCAGTCAACCTTTCTGGATCTAAGATTGCTCCGGCATTGATTGCCGGAAATGTCGTTATGTTTAAACCACCAACACAAGGATCTATTTCTGGTCTCTTGTTGGCTAAAGCATTTGACGAAGCCGGAATCCCAGCAGGTGTCTTTAACACCATCACTGGACGTGGTTCTGAAATCGGAGACTACATCATCGAACACAAGGAAGTAAATTTCATTAACTTTACAGGTTCAACACCGATTGGGGAGCGTATTGGTCGTTTAGCTGGTATGCGCCCGATTATGCTGGAACTTGGTGGGAAAGATGCAGCAATTGTCTTAGAAGATGCAGATTTAGAAAATGCAGCTAAGCAAATCGTAGGTGGTGCCTTTAGCTACTCTGGTCAGCGTTGTACCGCTATCAAACGTGTTTTGGTTGTGGAAAGCGTCGCAGACAGATTGGCTGAATTGCTCCAAGCTGAAGTTGCCAAGCTAACTGTTGGTGATCCATTTGACAATGCAGATATCACGCCAGTTATTGATAATGCTTCAGCTGATTTCATCTGGGGATTGATTGAAGATGCTCAGGAAAAAGGAGCCAAAGCGCTCAGCCCAATCAAACGTGAGAACAATCTCATTTGGCCAGGACTTTTTGATTATGTCACAAGAGATATGAAATTAGCCTGGGAAGAACCATTTGGACCTGTTCTCCCAATTATTCGAGTTGCAGATGCCAATGAAGCACTTGAAATTGCTAATGAATCAGAATTCGGTCTTCAATCTTCAGTCTTTACAAATGACTTTAAGAAGGCATTTGAAATTGCTGAGAAACTTGAAGTTGGTACCGTTCATATTAACAATAAAACACAACGTGGACCAGATAATTTCCCATTCCTTGGTGTAAAAGGTTCTGGTGCGGGAGTGCAAGGAATTAAATATAGTATCGAAGCGATGACAAATGTCAAATCCATTGTTTTTGATGTGAGATAATTTATAAAATCAGGAAAATAACTTCCTGATTTTATTTTTTTCAAAATAATACAGTAAAAAATTGATAAAAAACGAATATTCTGGTATTATAATAAAAAAATATATGGAAATTGTTTTGTGTTCTATTTTCTGGATATCTTTTTTAAAATGCTAGGTAATTTTTTGAAGGCTTTCATAAAAAAATATGATTTCCTTCGTAAATTACTTGAAAGTTATCTTAAAAGAGTGTATAATAGAATCATAGAAAACGCTTACAAAAGAAAGGGGATTGAATGAATAATCAAGAAGCATTAAGAACCTTTACTACAGGTGAGAACTTTCACCTCCAGCATTATTTAGGAGCGCATAGAGAGGAGAAAAACGGAGAAATAGGCTATACCTTTAGGGTTTGGGCCCCAAATGCACAAGCAGTTCATCTAGTTGGTGATTTTACCGATTGGGTTGAGAATCAGATTCCTATGGTTCGTAATGAAGCAGGTGTTTGGGAAGTCTTTACGAGTCAAGCCCAGGAAGGTCAGATTTATAAATATCATATCACGCGTGCAAATGGTCACCAGATTATGAAGATCGATCCTTTGGCAGTTTATTTTGAAGCTAGACCGGGTACAGGAGCTGTTTTGACCAATATCCGTGAAAAGAAATGGAAAGATGGCCTTTGGCTAGCACGTCGCAAACGTCTGGGATTTTTCGAGAGACCAGTTAATATATATGAAGCCCATGCAGGATCTTGGAAGAGAAATCCAGATGGTAGTCCCTATACTTTTTCGCAACTGAAAGACGAGTTGATTCCATACTTAGTTGAGATGAACTATACACATATTGAGTTCATGCCTTTAATGGCTCACCCACTTGGATTGAGCTGGGGCTATCAACTTATGGGTTACTTTGCTTTTGAACATTCCTATGGTACACCTGAGGAATTCCAAGATTTCGTTGAAGAGTGTCATATAAATAACATTGGTGTTATCGTAGACTGGGTTCCAGGTCATTTCACCATTAATGATGATGCCTTGGCATATTATGACGGTACACCAACTTTTGAATACCAAGATCACAACAAGGCTCATAACTACGGTTGGGGTGCACTGAATTTTGACCTCGGGAAAAATGAGGTCCAGTCTTTCTTGATTTCAAGTATTAAATTTTGGATTGATTTTTACCACTTAGATGGTATTCGGGTCGATGCAGTGAGCAATATGCTGTATCTAGATTATGATAATGCTCCTTGGACTCCAAACAAAGACGGTGGAAACCTTAACTACGAGGGTTATTATTTCCTTCAACGGTTGAACACAGTGATTAAGTTAGCTCATCCAGATATCATGATGATTGCAGAAGAAAGCTCATCAGCGACAAAGATTACTGGTATGAAAGAAATGGGCGGCCTTGGATTTGACTATAAATGGAATATGGGCTGGATGAATGACATTCTCCGTTTCTACGAGGAAGATCCTATTTATCGCAAGTATGACTTTAATCTTGTGACCTTCAGCTTTATGTATGTTTTCAATGAAAACTATCTCTTACCTTTCTCGCATGATGAAGTGGTTCATGGCAAGAAGAGTATGATGCATAAGATGTGGGGAGATCGCTACAATCAGTTCGCTGGTCTGCGCAACCTCTACACCTATCAAATTTGTCATCCAGGTAAGAAACTCTTGTTCATGGGTAGTGAGTACGGGCAATTCCTAGAGTGGAAGTCTGAGGAGCAGTTGGAATGGTCTAATCTAGAAGATCCGATGAATGCCAAGATGAAGCATTTTACTTCTCAACTCAATCAATTCTATAAAGACCATCGCTGTCTTTGGGAAATTGATACTAGTTATGATGGTATCGAGATTATCGATGCTGATAATAGAGATCAGAGTGTCCTTTCCTTTATTCGTAAGGGCAAGAAAGACGAAATGTTAGTCTGTGTCTTTAACATGGCACCAGTTGAACGTAAGGACTTTACGATTGGTTTACCTGTTGCAGGTATTTACGAAGAAGTTTGGAATACAGAATTAGAAGAATGGGGAGGTGTGTGGAAAGAGCACAATCAAACAGTTCAGACTCAAGAAAGCTTATGGAAAGATTATGAGCAGACCTTGACCTTCACCTTGCCTGCCATGGGAGCAAGCATCTGGAAAATCAAGCGTCGTTTGAAACCAGCTAAGAAAAAAGAATAATGAGCTGTTGATGATATTTTTTAGATTTTAAAAACGGATGTACTTGTATTGGACTTGAAACACAAGAGAAATGGATTTCCTATTATTTTTATAAAAAAGTTTGACTTCCGACCTTCTTTCGATTTTAACGTTCACATGTCTTTATAAAGGAGTAGAAAATGAAGAATGAAATGCTAGCTTTGATCCTTGCGGGTGGGCAAGGAACACGTCTCGGAAAACTCACTCAAAGCATTGCCAAACCGGCAGTGCAATTCGGTGGGCGCTACCGTATCATTGACTTTGCTCTTTCCAACTGTGCAAACTCTGGAATCCATAATGTTGGCGTGATTACTCAGTACCAACCTCTTGCTTTGAATAACCATATCGGAAACGGCTCTAGCTGGGGATTGGATGGTATCAATTCAGGTGTCTCTATTTTACAACCTTATTCAGCCAGCGAAGGAAACCGTTGGTTTGAAGGGACTAGTCACGCTATCTACCAAAACATTGACTACATCGACAGTGTTAATCCTGAGTATGTTTTGATTCTTTCTGGTGACCACATCTACAAGATGGACTACGATGATATGCTTCAGTCCCACAAGGATAACAATGCCAGTTTGACAGTAGCTGTCCTAGACGTACCTCTCAAAGAAGCTAGCCGTTTCGGTATCATGAATACAGATGCCAATAACCGTATCGTTGAATTCGAAGAAAAACCTGCGCAACCTAAGTCTACAAAGGCTTCTATGGGAATCTATATTTTCGACTGGAAACGACTTCGCAATATGCTTGTTGCTGCTGAAAAGAGCAATGTGGATATGTCAGACTTTGGGAAGAACGTTATCCCTAACTATCTCGAGTCTGGTGAAAGTGTCTATGCTTATGAATTTAATGGCTACTGGAAAGACGTTGGTACGATTGAGTCACTTTGGGAAGCTAATATGGAGTACATTTCACCAGAAAACGCCTTGGATAGCCGCAATCGTCAGTGGAAAATTTACTCTAGAAACTTGATTTCACCACCAAACTACTTTGGTGCGCATGCACACGTTGAAGATTCATTGGTCGTGGATGGCTGTTTTGTAGATGGAACTGTAAAACGTTCGATTCTTTCAACAGAAGCACAAGTACGTGAAGGTGCTGAGGTCGTTGATTCTGTCATCATGAGCGGAGCTATTATTGGCCATGGCGCAAAGATTACTCGTGCTATTATTGGTGAGGGTGCCATTATTGCTGATGGCGTAGAGATTGATGGAACGGATGAAGTACAAGTAGTAGGATACAATGAAGTAGTGGGGGTAGCAACAGATGAAGATTGATAAATATTCAGCCATTTTAGGAAACACAGTTGGTTTTCATGATATGTCAACGTTAACAGAACACCGTCCGGTAGCTAGCTTGCCTTTCGGTGGGAAATACCGTTTGATTGACTTCCCCCTTTCCAGTCTTGCAAATGCAGGTGTTCGTAGTATCTTTGGTATTTTCCAACAAGATAATATCAGCTCAGTTTTCGACCATATCCGTTCAGGTCGTGAGTGGGGCTTGTCAACCCTTCTAAGTCACTACTATCTAGGAATTTACAACACTCGTGTTGAAAGCAGTACAGTTGGAAAAGAGTATTACCAACAGCTTCTTACCTACTTGAGACGTTCAGGT
Proteins encoded in this window:
- the glgB gene encoding 1,4-alpha-glucan branching protein GlgB; this translates as MNNQEALRTFTTGENFHLQHYLGAHREEKNGEIGYTFRVWAPNAQAVHLVGDFTDWVENQIPMVRNEAGVWEVFTSQAQEGQIYKYHITRANGHQIMKIDPLAVYFEARPGTGAVLTNIREKKWKDGLWLARRKRLGFFERPVNIYEAHAGSWKRNPDGSPYTFSQLKDELIPYLVEMNYTHIEFMPLMAHPLGLSWGYQLMGYFAFEHSYGTPEEFQDFVEECHINNIGVIVDWVPGHFTINDDALAYYDGTPTFEYQDHNKAHNYGWGALNFDLGKNEVQSFLISSIKFWIDFYHLDGIRVDAVSNMLYLDYDNAPWTPNKDGGNLNYEGYYFLQRLNTVIKLAHPDIMMIAEESSSATKITGMKEMGGLGFDYKWNMGWMNDILRFYEEDPIYRKYDFNLVTFSFMYVFNENYLLPFSHDEVVHGKKSMMHKMWGDRYNQFAGLRNLYTYQICHPGKKLLFMGSEYGQFLEWKSEEQLEWSNLEDPMNAKMKHFTSQLNQFYKDHRCLWEIDTSYDGIEIIDADNRDQSVLSFIRKGKKDEMLVCVFNMAPVERKDFTIGLPVAGIYEEVWNTELEEWGGVWKEHNQTVQTQESLWKDYEQTLTFTLPAMGASIWKIKRRLKPAKKKE
- a CDS encoding glucose-1-phosphate adenylyltransferase, producing MKNEMLALILAGGQGTRLGKLTQSIAKPAVQFGGRYRIIDFALSNCANSGIHNVGVITQYQPLALNNHIGNGSSWGLDGINSGVSILQPYSASEGNRWFEGTSHAIYQNIDYIDSVNPEYVLILSGDHIYKMDYDDMLQSHKDNNASLTVAVLDVPLKEASRFGIMNTDANNRIVEFEEKPAQPKSTKASMGIYIFDWKRLRNMLVAAEKSNVDMSDFGKNVIPNYLESGESVYAYEFNGYWKDVGTIESLWEANMEYISPENALDSRNRQWKIYSRNLISPPNYFGAHAHVEDSLVVDGCFVDGTVKRSILSTEAQVREGAEVVDSVIMSGAIIGHGAKITRAIIGEGAIIADGVEIDGTDEVQVVGYNEVVGVATDED
- a CDS encoding NADP-dependent glyceraldehyde-3-phosphate dehydrogenase produces the protein MTNYQNLVNGKWKSSENEIAIYSPINQEKLGTVPAMSQAEVDEAMKAARAALPAWRDLAPVERAAYLHKTADILERDKEKIGTILAKEVAKGIKAAIGEVVRTAELIRFAAEEGLRITGQAMEGGGFEAASKNKLAVVRREPVGVVLAIAPFNYPVNLSGSKIAPALIAGNVVMFKPPTQGSISGLLLAKAFDEAGIPAGVFNTITGRGSEIGDYIIEHKEVNFINFTGSTPIGERIGRLAGMRPIMLELGGKDAAIVLEDADLENAAKQIVGGAFSYSGQRCTAIKRVLVVESVADRLAELLQAEVAKLTVGDPFDNADITPVIDNASADFIWGLIEDAQEKGAKALSPIKRENNLIWPGLFDYVTRDMKLAWEEPFGPVLPIIRVADANEALEIANESEFGLQSSVFTNDFKKAFEIAEKLEVGTVHINNKTQRGPDNFPFLGVKGSGAGVQGIKYSIEAMTNVKSIVFDVR